One region of Sphingomonas adhaesiva genomic DNA includes:
- the murC gene encoding UDP-N-acetylmuramate--L-alanine ligase translates to MKGVATDIGTIHFVGIGGIGMSGIAEVMHNLGYKVQGSDVAEGYVVEGLRARGIPVTIGHDGANVNGVAVVVTSTAVKRGNPEVEEALRNRVPVVRRAEMLAELMRLKSTVAVAGTHGKTTTTSMVAALLDAGGVDPTVINGGIINSYGSNARLGASDWMVVEADESDGSFLRLDGTIAVVTNIDPEHLDHYGSFDKAKDAYVEFVENVPFYGAALLCLDHPEVQALIPRVRDRRIVTYGFAASADVRGVNVTPYPGGNRFEALIRHRDGSVRSIEGIDLPMPGRHNVQNALAAIGVALELGIDDATIQRGFERFTGVKRRFTKVGEVAFAGGGGATIVDDYGHHPVEIRAVLAAARESAQGRVIAVVQPHRYSRLGNLMEDFRGAFNDADLVYVTPVYAAGETPVAGVDAEALVAGLRDRGHRQADVVADADALADALASEVRSGDQVICLGAGDITKWAAGLAAAIEARR, encoded by the coding sequence GTGAAGGGTGTAGCGACCGACATCGGGACGATCCATTTCGTCGGCATCGGCGGGATCGGCATGTCGGGCATCGCCGAGGTGATGCACAACCTGGGCTACAAGGTGCAGGGCAGCGACGTGGCGGAGGGCTATGTCGTCGAGGGGCTGCGCGCACGCGGCATCCCGGTCACGATCGGGCATGACGGCGCCAACGTGAACGGCGTGGCGGTGGTCGTCACCTCCACCGCGGTGAAGCGCGGCAACCCGGAGGTGGAGGAGGCGCTGCGCAACCGCGTGCCGGTGGTGCGCCGCGCCGAGATGCTGGCCGAGCTGATGCGGCTGAAATCGACCGTGGCGGTCGCGGGGACGCACGGCAAGACAACGACGACGTCGATGGTCGCGGCGCTGCTGGACGCGGGCGGGGTCGACCCGACCGTCATCAACGGCGGCATCATCAACAGCTACGGCAGCAACGCGCGGCTGGGCGCCAGCGACTGGATGGTGGTCGAGGCGGACGAGAGCGACGGCAGCTTCCTGCGGCTGGACGGCACGATCGCGGTCGTGACGAACATCGATCCCGAGCACCTCGACCATTACGGCAGCTTCGACAAGGCGAAGGACGCCTATGTCGAGTTCGTCGAGAACGTGCCGTTCTACGGTGCGGCGCTGCTGTGCCTCGATCATCCGGAGGTGCAGGCGCTGATCCCGCGGGTGCGCGACCGGCGGATCGTCACCTATGGCTTCGCGGCGTCGGCGGACGTGCGCGGGGTGAACGTGACGCCCTATCCCGGCGGCAACCGCTTCGAGGCGCTGATCCGTCACCGCGACGGATCGGTGCGCTCGATCGAGGGGATCGACCTGCCGATGCCGGGCCGCCACAACGTGCAGAACGCGCTGGCGGCGATCGGCGTCGCGCTGGAACTGGGGATCGACGACGCGACGATCCAGCGCGGGTTCGAGCGGTTCACGGGCGTGAAGCGGCGCTTCACCAAGGTGGGCGAGGTGGCCTTTGCTGGCGGTGGGGGCGCCACGATCGTCGACGATTACGGCCACCACCCGGTCGAGATCCGCGCGGTGCTGGCGGCGGCGCGCGAGAGTGCGCAGGGCCGGGTCATCGCGGTGGTGCAGCCGCATCGCTATTCGCGGCTCGGCAATCTGATGGAGGACTTCCGCGGCGCGTTCAACGACGCGGACCTCGTTTATGTGACCCCGGTCTATGCCGCGGGCGAGACGCCGGTGGCAGGCGTGGATGCCGAGGCGCTGGTCGCGGGGCTGCGCGACCGCGGGCATCGCCAGGCAGACGTGGTGGCGGATGCCGATGCGCTCGCCGATGCGCTGGCCAGCGAGGTGCGCAGCGGCGACCAGGTCATCTGCCTGGGTGCGGGCGACATCACGAAATGGGCTGCCGGGCTGGCGGCGGCGATCGAGGCGCGGCGGTGA
- the murB gene encoding UDP-N-acetylmuramate dehydrogenase — protein sequence MRSPLPTGPRPSPGNGEATGLPPVRGRLTPRAPLAPLVWFKSGGAAEWLVEPADADDLAAFLRDLDPAVPVMALGLGSNLIVRDGGVPGVVVRLGKPFATAAIVDATTLRCGGGASGILVSSTARDAGIAGCEFLRSIPGTVGGFVRMNGGAYGRETADVLVSAEVVLRDGERRTLSRDDLGYSYRHSTLPAGAIVVAATFRGAPGEPAAIQAEMDRIAAAREASQPLRSKTGGSTFKNPEGFRAWQLVDRAGCRGLTLGGAQVSEKHTNFLLNTGDASSADIEALGEEVRARVKATSGVELEWEIQRVGVGA from the coding sequence ATGCGGTCGCCGCTTCCCACTGGACCCCGGCCTTCGCCGGGGAACGGCGAGGCCACCGGGCTTCCCCCGGTTCGCGGCCGGTTGACGCCGCGCGCCCCGCTCGCGCCGCTGGTCTGGTTCAAGTCGGGCGGGGCGGCGGAGTGGCTGGTCGAGCCCGCCGATGCCGACGACCTCGCCGCGTTCCTGCGCGATCTGGACCCGGCGGTGCCGGTGATGGCGCTGGGGCTGGGGTCGAACCTGATCGTGCGCGACGGGGGCGTTCCGGGCGTGGTCGTGCGGCTGGGCAAGCCGTTCGCGACGGCGGCGATCGTCGATGCGACGACGCTGCGGTGCGGCGGCGGGGCGAGCGGCATCCTCGTCTCCTCCACCGCACGCGATGCGGGGATCGCGGGGTGCGAGTTCCTGCGCTCGATCCCGGGCACGGTGGGCGGGTTCGTGCGGATGAACGGTGGCGCCTACGGGCGGGAAACCGCGGACGTGCTGGTGAGCGCGGAGGTGGTGCTGCGGGATGGCGAGCGGCGGACGCTGTCGCGCGACGATCTGGGCTACAGCTATCGCCATTCGACGCTGCCGGCGGGCGCGATCGTGGTGGCGGCGACCTTCCGCGGCGCGCCCGGCGAGCCGGCGGCGATCCAGGCGGAGATGGACCGTATCGCCGCCGCGCGCGAGGCGTCGCAGCCGCTGCGATCGAAGACGGGCGGGTCGACCTTCAAGAACCCGGAGGGTTTCAGGGCGTGGCAGCTGGTCGACCGGGCGGGTTGCCGCGGGCTGACGCTGGGCGGCGCGCAGGTGAGCGAGAAGCACACCAACTTCCTGCTCAACACCGGCGATGCGAGCAGTGCGGACATCGAGGCGCTGGGCGAAGAGGTGCGCGCGCGCGTGAAGGCGACGAGCGGGGTGGAGCTGGAATGGGAGATACAGCGCGTGGGGGTGGGGGCGTGA
- a CDS encoding D-alanine--D-alanine ligase, with the protein MVESLHIVVLMGGWSAERAVSLTSGAGVAEALESLGHRVTRIDMGHDVAARLAEAAPDLVFNALHGTPGEDGSVQGLMDLMGMRYTHSGLATSVVAIDKVLTKQVLVPAGVPMPGGRIVTSEEVFAGDPLPRPYVLKPVNEGSSVGVAIVTDGGNHGNPIGRDSAGPWQEFAELLAEPYIRGRELTTAVLEEADGPRALGVTELRPKSGWYDYESKYTDGMTEHLFPAPIPDDIEQACRALAVQAHRVLGCRGCSRADFRWDDERGVDGLFVLEVNTQPGMTPLSLVPEQAKHTGMSYPALVQAIVDAAMRDAS; encoded by the coding sequence ATGGTTGAGTCGCTTCACATCGTCGTCCTGATGGGCGGCTGGTCCGCCGAGCGCGCGGTGTCGCTGACCTCCGGCGCGGGCGTCGCGGAGGCGCTGGAGTCGCTGGGGCACCGCGTCACGCGCATCGACATGGGGCATGACGTCGCGGCGCGGCTGGCGGAGGCGGCGCCCGACCTCGTCTTCAACGCGTTGCACGGTACGCCCGGCGAGGACGGCAGCGTGCAGGGGCTGATGGACCTGATGGGAATGCGCTACACCCATTCCGGGCTCGCCACGTCGGTCGTGGCGATCGATAAGGTATTGACCAAGCAGGTGCTCGTCCCCGCGGGCGTGCCGATGCCGGGCGGGCGGATCGTCACCAGCGAGGAGGTGTTCGCTGGCGACCCGCTGCCGCGTCCCTATGTGCTCAAGCCGGTCAACGAAGGCTCGTCGGTAGGGGTCGCGATCGTCACCGACGGCGGCAACCACGGCAACCCGATCGGGCGCGACAGCGCGGGGCCGTGGCAGGAGTTCGCCGAGCTGCTGGCCGAACCGTACATCCGCGGGCGCGAGCTGACGACGGCGGTGCTGGAGGAAGCGGACGGGCCGCGCGCGCTGGGCGTCACCGAATTGCGGCCGAAGTCCGGCTGGTACGATTACGAATCGAAATACACCGACGGCATGACCGAGCATCTGTTCCCGGCGCCGATCCCCGACGACATCGAGCAGGCGTGCCGGGCGCTGGCGGTGCAGGCGCACCGCGTGCTGGGATGCCGCGGGTGCAGCCGGGCGGACTTCCGCTGGGACGACGAGCGCGGGGTCGACGGGCTGTTCGTGCTGGAGGTCAATACCCAGCCCGGCATGACCCCGCTGAGCCTGGTGCCCGAGCAGGCAAAGCATACCGGCATGAGCTACCCCGCGCTGGTGCAGGCGATCGTCGACGCGGCGATGCGGGACGCGTCGTGA
- a CDS encoding cell division protein FtsQ/DivIB: protein MTRTIRRGAPPPRRAAGTGRRRVQKQSFGDRILARLPVSEEGLRKAVTWTLLGGGAAVALFVAHLMGVPQAIGNGIAEAGARAGLRVEQVDITGLKRMDRETVYAIALEDQQSRAMLRVDLARVRERLLAYGWIADAYVARRLPDRLLIHITEREPAAVWQDNGQLTLIDASGRLLAPVDPSAMPNLPLVIGPGADQQEAGYQALLAAAPALRPRIRAASWIGNRRWDLTFDTGETLALPQEGAAQALVKFAQLDGARSLLGKGWIRFDMRDPKKLVVRKPGSEAGQSLADDGTTDEAPATGNVQGKTPTTQGGETLRGEDV from the coding sequence GTGACCCGCACGATCCGCCGCGGCGCACCGCCGCCGCGCCGCGCCGCCGGGACCGGACGGCGGCGGGTGCAGAAACAGTCGTTCGGCGACCGTATCCTGGCCAGGCTGCCGGTCAGCGAGGAGGGGCTGCGCAAGGCGGTGACCTGGACACTGCTGGGCGGCGGGGCGGCGGTGGCGCTGTTCGTCGCCCATCTGATGGGCGTGCCGCAGGCGATCGGCAACGGCATCGCCGAGGCGGGCGCGCGCGCCGGCCTGCGCGTCGAGCAGGTCGACATCACCGGCCTCAAGCGGATGGATCGCGAGACGGTCTATGCGATCGCGCTGGAGGACCAGCAGAGCCGCGCGATGCTGCGCGTCGACCTCGCGCGGGTGCGCGAGCGGCTGCTGGCCTATGGCTGGATCGCGGACGCCTATGTCGCGCGGCGGCTGCCCGACCGGCTGCTGATCCACATCACCGAGCGCGAGCCGGCGGCGGTGTGGCAGGACAACGGCCAGCTGACGCTGATCGATGCGAGCGGGCGGTTGCTGGCGCCGGTCGATCCGTCGGCGATGCCCAACCTGCCGCTGGTGATCGGGCCGGGCGCGGATCAGCAGGAGGCGGGGTATCAGGCGCTGCTCGCCGCCGCGCCCGCGCTGCGCCCGCGCATTCGCGCGGCGTCGTGGATCGGCAATCGGCGCTGGGACCTGACGTTCGACACCGGCGAGACGCTGGCACTGCCGCAGGAAGGCGCGGCGCAGGCGCTGGTGAAGTTCGCGCAGCTGGACGGCGCGCGATCGCTGCTGGGCAAGGGCTGGATCCGCTTCGACATGCGCGACCCCAAGAAACTGGTGGTGCGCAAGCCGGGATCGGAGGCGGGCCAGTCGCTGGCGGACGACGGCACGACCGACGAGGCGCCCGCGACGGGCAACGTACAGGGTAAGACCCCGACGACGCAGGGTGGGGAAACCCTGCGCGGCGAGGACGTGTAG
- the ftsA gene encoding cell division protein FtsA — MAKVAPEGLITALDIGSSKVSAMIAQKGDGGELVVLGTGQRESRGVKRGYIADMAATEVAVREAVEQAERIAGLNIENVWAGFSSGGLISDEAFIETELGGARIEQADIDALLQEGRSSIDPQGRMVLHAQPALYTLDGLTGVKKPLGLHADRLGVHIHVIAADGSPVRNLDLCVRSAHLEVKSIIASPVATGLACLTEEERDLGVALVEIGAGITNVSLFAGAMLVGLKSIPVGAADITDDIASAFGTTRLQAERIKCFHGSANASPRDNHEMVTIRERTQDEDSEALQITKAALIHVIRQRLEHLTSEIQAALKELRFEGPVGRQVVLTGGGAELKGIADYAQQALGRSVRVGRPRGLTGLPEAHSGPGFATLAGLAYFAASDPIDLRGLVPAQQMVHRQRGLRGFWKLVQAAKANY; from the coding sequence ATGGCGAAGGTAGCACCCGAGGGACTCATCACCGCGCTGGACATCGGTTCGTCCAAGGTGTCGGCGATGATCGCGCAGAAGGGCGACGGCGGCGAACTGGTGGTGCTGGGCACCGGCCAGCGCGAGAGCCGCGGGGTGAAGCGCGGCTATATCGCCGACATGGCCGCGACCGAGGTCGCCGTGCGCGAGGCGGTGGAGCAGGCCGAGCGGATCGCCGGGCTGAATATCGAGAACGTCTGGGCGGGTTTCTCCAGCGGTGGCCTCATCAGCGACGAGGCGTTCATCGAAACGGAGCTGGGCGGCGCGCGGATCGAGCAGGCCGATATCGACGCGCTGCTGCAGGAGGGGCGTTCGTCGATCGACCCGCAGGGGCGGATGGTGCTCCACGCGCAGCCGGCGCTGTACACGCTCGACGGGCTGACGGGCGTGAAGAAGCCGCTGGGGCTGCACGCCGACCGGCTGGGCGTCCACATCCACGTCATCGCGGCGGACGGGTCGCCGGTGCGCAATCTGGACCTGTGCGTGCGCTCCGCGCATCTGGAGGTGAAGTCGATCATCGCCAGCCCGGTGGCGACGGGGCTCGCCTGCCTGACCGAGGAGGAGCGCGACCTGGGCGTGGCGCTGGTGGAGATCGGCGCGGGCATCACCAACGTGTCGCTGTTCGCGGGGGCGATGCTGGTCGGGCTGAAGTCGATTCCCGTCGGGGCGGCGGACATCACCGACGATATCGCCAGCGCATTCGGGACGACGCGGTTGCAGGCGGAGCGGATCAAGTGCTTCCACGGCAGCGCCAATGCGTCGCCGCGCGACAATCACGAGATGGTGACGATCCGCGAGCGCACGCAGGACGAGGATTCCGAGGCGTTGCAGATCACGAAGGCGGCGCTGATCCACGTCATCCGCCAGCGGCTGGAGCATCTGACGAGCGAGATCCAGGCCGCGCTGAAGGAGTTGCGGTTCGAGGGGCCGGTGGGGCGGCAGGTGGTGCTGACCGGCGGCGGTGCGGAGCTGAAGGGGATTGCGGATTACGCGCAGCAGGCGCTGGGCCGCTCGGTCCGGGTCGGGCGGCCGCGCGGGCTGACCGGGCTGCCGGAGGCGCATTCGGGACCGGGGTTCGCGACGCTGGCGGGGCTGGCCTATTTCGCGGCGAGCGATCCGATCGACCTGCGCGGGCTGGTGCCGGCGCAGCAGATGGTGCACCGCCAGCGCGGGCTTCGCGGCTTCTGGAAGCTGGTACAGGCGGCGAAGGCAAATTATTGA
- the ftsZ gene encoding cell division protein FtsZ, with protein MSIEFITPDLDDLTPRITVIGVGGAGGNAIANMMRADVQGVNFLVANTDAQALKQSDAEQKIQLGAKITQGLGAGSRPEIGRAAAEETIEELGRLLEGSHMCFIAAGMGGGTGTGAAPVIAKAARDMGILTVGVVTKPFSFEGNRRSKSAEAGIDELQKFVDTLIVIPNQNLFLVANANTTFKQAFEMADEVLQQGVRGITDLMVMPGLINLDFADVRSVMQEMGKAMMGTGEAEGDDRALIAAQKAIANPLLDGVSMQGAKGVIVSITGGDDMRLLEVDEAANHIRELVDPDANIIWGSAFNPELEGKIRVSVVATGIESNAQATAPAAAAPAEPPRTFSFSAPRRAEPAAPVAATAPTPAPVATQAPVSTPAPAPTAYQSAPAAAPQPSGAAAGAMSEGVPPAGAVPPAAAVSPASTAVEDELVLGADAIVPEAPAPAAQPEPGADAGRRRFLSPGAEADDAPPQPRVKLGGTLFERMQNATRGAGRTEEEPRDPSDLPRFLHRQNNQ; from the coding sequence ATGAGCATCGAATTCATCACGCCCGATCTGGACGACCTGACCCCGCGCATCACCGTGATCGGGGTCGGCGGCGCCGGCGGAAACGCGATCGCGAACATGATGCGCGCAGACGTGCAGGGCGTGAACTTCCTGGTGGCGAACACCGACGCGCAGGCGCTGAAGCAGTCGGATGCCGAGCAGAAGATCCAGCTGGGTGCGAAGATCACGCAGGGGCTGGGCGCGGGCAGCCGGCCGGAGATCGGCCGCGCCGCCGCCGAGGAGACGATCGAGGAGCTGGGGCGCCTGCTCGAAGGGTCGCACATGTGCTTCATCGCGGCGGGCATGGGCGGCGGCACCGGCACCGGCGCGGCGCCGGTGATCGCCAAGGCGGCGCGCGACATGGGCATCCTGACCGTCGGCGTCGTGACCAAGCCGTTCAGCTTCGAGGGCAACCGCCGCTCCAAGTCGGCGGAGGCGGGAATCGATGAGCTGCAGAAGTTCGTCGATACGCTGATCGTGATCCCGAACCAGAACCTGTTCCTGGTCGCCAATGCGAACACCACGTTCAAGCAGGCGTTCGAGATGGCGGACGAGGTGCTGCAGCAGGGCGTGCGCGGCATCACCGACCTGATGGTCATGCCGGGGCTCATCAACCTGGACTTCGCGGACGTGCGCTCCGTGATGCAGGAGATGGGCAAGGCGATGATGGGCACCGGCGAGGCGGAGGGCGACGACCGCGCGCTGATCGCCGCGCAGAAGGCGATCGCCAACCCGCTGCTCGACGGCGTGTCGATGCAGGGTGCCAAGGGCGTCATCGTCTCGATCACCGGCGGCGACGACATGCGCCTGCTGGAGGTCGACGAAGCCGCGAACCACATCCGCGAACTGGTCGATCCCGACGCCAACATCATCTGGGGCTCGGCGTTCAATCCGGAGCTGGAGGGCAAGATCCGCGTCTCGGTCGTCGCGACCGGCATCGAGAGCAACGCGCAGGCGACGGCACCGGCCGCCGCTGCGCCCGCCGAGCCGCCGCGCACGTTCAGCTTCAGCGCGCCGCGCCGTGCGGAGCCGGCCGCTCCGGTGGCCGCGACCGCTCCCACGCCCGCGCCGGTCGCCACCCAGGCGCCGGTCTCCACCCCGGCGCCGGCTCCCACCGCCTATCAGAGCGCACCCGCCGCCGCCCCGCAGCCGAGCGGTGCCGCCGCCGGTGCGATGAGCGAGGGCGTGCCCCCCGCCGGTGCCGTCCCGCCGGCCGCGGCGGTATCGCCCGCCAGCACCGCGGTGGAGGACGAGCTGGTGCTGGGCGCCGATGCGATCGTCCCGGAGGCTCCTGCCCCCGCGGCGCAGCCCGAGCCGGGCGCCGACGCGGGTCGTCGCCGCTTCCTGTCGCCGGGGGCGGAGGCGGACGACGCCCCGCCGCAGCCGCGCGTGAAGCTGGGCGGGACGCTGTTCGAGCGGATGCAGAACGCGACGCGCGGCGCGGGCCGGACCGAGGAGGAGCCGCGCGATCCGTCGGACCTGCCGCGTTTCCTGCACCGGCAGAACAACCAGTAG